gatgtcgttcacatactttatatgtgatggatgtgacatggatgatgtcgttcacatacTTTATATGCGATGGATgtgacatggatgatgtcgttcacatactttatatgtgatggatgtgacatggatgatgtcgtttACATACTTTATATGTGATGAATgtgacatggatgatgtcgttcacatactttatatgtgatggatgtgacatggatgatgtcgttcacatactttatatgtgatggatgtgacatggatgatgtcgttcacatactttatatgtgatggatgtgacatggatgatgtcgttcacatactttatatgtgatggatgtgacatggatgatgtcgttcacatactttatatgtgacatggatgatgtcgttcacatactttatatgtgatggatgtgacatggatgatgtcgttcacatactttatatgtgacatggatgatgtcgttcacatactttatatgtgatggatgtgacatggatgatgtcgttcacatactttatatgtgacatggatgatgtcgttcacatactttatatgtgatggatgtgacatggatgatgtcgttcacatactttatatgtgacatggatgatgtcgttcacatacTTTATATGTGATGGATGTGACATGGATGATGTTGTTCACATACTTTATATGTGATGGATGTGACATGGATGATGTTGTTCACATACTTTATATGTGATGGATgtgacatggatgatgtcgttcacatactttatatgtgacatggatgatgtcgttcacatacTTTATATGTGATGGATGTGACATGGATGATGTTGTTCACATACTTTATATGTGATGGATgtgacatggatgatgtcgttcacatactttatatgtgacatggatgatgtcgttcacatacTTTATATGTGATGGATGTGACATGGATGATGTTGTTCACATACTTTATATGTGATGGATGTGACATGGATGATGTCATTCACATACTTTATATGTGATGGATgtgacatggatgatgtcgttcacatagTTTATATgtgacatggatgatgtcgttcacaacaacacaaacatgtgTTGTCGtggctagcattagcattagcgtgATAGTTGCTGAGCTAGATTGTCGGTTGAAAGGTGGCTCCTGACACATGACTtcaccaaacaaacaaacaaacgagGGCAACATGTGTGTGCACCCGCCCTGACTTTGTGTCCCGCCACAGCGGAACTACCTCCCCCTTACACGGCCATCGCCAGCCCGGACGCGAGCGGCGTGCCGGTCATCAACTGCCGCGTGTGCCAGTCGCTCATCCAGCTGGACGGCAAGCTGCACCAGCACGTGGTCAAGTGCACGCTGTGCAACGAGGCCACCGTGAGTCCACTTCCTCTTTCTCGCCTCGCTCCACTTCCTGGCCTCACCCTGCCCACTTCCTGCAGCCCATCAAGAACCCGCCCACGGGGAAGAAGTACGTGAGGTGTCCCTGCAACTGCCTGCTCATCTGCAAAGACACGTCCAGGAGGATAGGATGTCCTCGACCCAACTGGTAGGGGGCGCcgcgtggctgtaggcaacctcctgatgtagtCTTGCACGTGTCAACAAGCTCTGCATGCGCTATTCATGCTGACTCAGCACTTAGCACCACAACTACTTTGCTTCATagtttccactttctcatgcactcccgAGCATGATCAGAAAGTTACTTTCACTTTCCTTTCCCGCCTGACAGCAGACGCATCATCAACCTGAGCCCCGTGGTGGTCGTCCCTGAGGAGCAGCCAGCCCAGCCTGCCCTGCCCCTGCAGCCTGAGGGCACGCGTGTGGTCTGTGGACACTGCGGCAACACTTTCCTGGTATGTAAACTAACACTTTcctggtatgtaaacaaacactttcctggtatgtaaacaaacactctcctcgtatgtaaacaaacactt
This Entelurus aequoreus isolate RoL-2023_Sb linkage group LG05, RoL_Eaeq_v1.1, whole genome shotgun sequence DNA region includes the following protein-coding sequences:
- the LOC133650082 gene encoding type 2 phosphatidylinositol 4,5-bisphosphate 4-phosphatase; this encodes MMASDGLDERSPLLSTPTSPPYLQEPSPGAELPPPYTAIASPDASGVPVINCRVCQSLIQLDGKLHQHVVKCTLCNEATPIKNPPTGKKYVRCPCNCLLICKDTSRRIGCPRPNCRRIINLSPVVVVPEEQPAQPALPLQPEGTRVVCGHCGNTFLWMELRFNTLAKCPHCKKISSVGSALPRRRCCAYISVGMMCIFIGVGLTVGTRDLAARYSATYVSWVLAYLLGLVCLLRACYWGAITVSHHENCFA